One genomic window of Elaeis guineensis isolate ETL-2024a chromosome 2, EG11, whole genome shotgun sequence includes the following:
- the LOC109506000 gene encoding LOW QUALITY PROTEIN: zinc finger protein STOP1 homolog (The sequence of the model RefSeq protein was modified relative to this genomic sequence to represent the inferred CDS: inserted 1 base in 1 codon) has product MTYYWQDFGYRKACIFFHNQLLEAILGLINVHAVANRHPVPFLQITKVQVVARDEMIKRNKKSLAPHTHFCMLRGKRFKRDANLRMHMRSHKDEYKIPAALAKPNKESSSELALXKRYLPPFIGCKRNKKYKEFQSLKTILYVKNYYKRSHYDKNFKCNTTKLSIIVDVKTHDENHCGRDKWLRSCRTTFSRKDKLFRHVASFQGHTPILSGDEAKVSETSDQVGANEVMNAARKLAIHRIGNGENLQHLAYSWSPSFVMRSSYVALKLTKVIFWMLRNCDLLRALHPFVVWNGNFAVHPNLHMRSHHPAIYERLINDTCKDESLETRCLC; this is encoded by the exons ATGACGTACTACTGGCAAGATTTTGGATATAGAAAGGCATGCATTTTCTTTCATAACCAATTGTTAGAAGCAATTCTAGGTTTGATCAATG TGCATGCCGTGGCAAACCGGCACCCAGTTCCCTTCTTGCAAATAACAAAAGTCCAAGTGGTGGCAAGGGATGAAATG ATTAAGAGGAACAAGAAGAGTTTAGCACCACATACCCACTTCTGTATGTTACGTGGGAAAAGATTCAAGAGAGATGCTAACCTAAGGATGCACATGAGAAGCCATAAAGATGAGTACAAGATCCCAGCTGCCCTTGCCAAGCCTAACAAGGAATCAAGCTCCGAACTAGCAC ATAAAAGGTACTTACCCCCCTTTATAGGGTGCAAGAGGAACAAGAAGTACAAAGAGTTTCAATCTCTCAAGACAATTCTCTATGTGAAAAACTATTATAAAAGAAGTCACTATGACAAGAACTTTAAATGCAATACCACGAAGCTTTCAATTATTGTAGATGTGAAAACTCATGATGAGAACCACTGTGGTCGTGATAAATGGCTACGTTCCTGTCGGACAACATTCTCAAGGAAGGATAAGTTGTTCAGGCACGTTGCTTCATTCCAGGGCCATACACCTATTCTTTCAGGGGACGAAGCCAAGGTTTCAGAAACATCAGATCAAGTAGGGGCCAATGAAGTGATGAACG CTGCCAGGAAGTTGGCGATCCACAGAATTGGCAACGGTGAAAACTTACAACACCTTGCATATTCTTGGAGTCCCTCTTTTGTTATGCGAAGCAGCTACGTGGCCCTAAAACTGAC GAAAGTGATATTTTGGATGCTACGAAATTGTGACCTCCTAAGGGCTCTTCACCCATTTGTGGTCTGGAATGGCAATTTTGCCGTCCATCCAAATCTGCACATGCGTTCCCACCACCCTGCAATCTATGAGAGATTAATCAATGATACATGTAAGGATGAAAGTTTAGAAACAAGATGCTTGTGTTGA
- the LOC105055693 gene encoding uncharacterized protein gives MPFQMKIQPIGQKGAVRTDPAKPAGKSRLKRLFERQLPSVLRISSAEKIAGTGDDKDKERDDGEAVDPSSVCLDRMVLSFIEEGNEKPPRSRCNCFNGNCDDISDDEFDVLAGDAPAASGDAAEILKGLVPCASLAERNLLADASKIVEKNKNWKNKDDCRRIVTDGLQFLGYDASICKSRWEKTPSYPSGEYEYVDVIIAGGERLLVDVDFRSEFEIARSTKHYRAVLQSLPSVFVGKPDRLQQIVAAASDAARQSLKKKGLSFPPWRKPEYMKAKWLSPYHRTTAIVKAQQENGNDDGKAKAESESKLPCSISAVNFSGEFELRFEESGSSQVANSGVAAEEKITVVVSPCQPPELKPEDGKPGTKVVAGLASVL, from the exons ATGCCGTTTCAGATGAAGATCCAGCCAATCGGGCAGAAGGGAGCGGTGCGGACCGATCCGGCGAAGCCCGCCGGCAAGTCGCGCCTGAAGCGGCTCTTCGAGCGGCAGCTCCCGAGCGTGCTGCGGATCTCCTCCGCCGAGAAGATCGCCGGCACCGGCGACGACAAGGACAAAGAGAGGGACGATGGCGAGGCAGTGGACCCTAGCTCGGTGTGCCTGGATAGAATGGTGCTGAGCTTCATCGAGGAGGGAAACGAGAAGCCGCCGCGGAGCCGCTGCAACTGCTTCAACGGCAACTGCGACGACATCTCCGACGACGAATTCGACGTCCTCGCTGGCGATGCCCCGGCCGCCTCCGGCGACGCCGCGGAGATTCTTAAG GGCCTAGTGCCATGTGCGAGCCTCGCGGAGAGAAATCTCTTGGCGGACGCGTCAAAGATCGTGGAAAAGAACAAGAACTGGAAGAACAAAGACGATTGCCGGAGAATCGTCACCGACGGCCTCCAATTCCTCGGCTATGACGCCTCCATCTGCAAGTCCCGGTGGGAGAAAACCCCTTCCTATCCGTCCG GAGAGTACGAGTATGTGGACGTCATCATCGCCGGCGGCGAGCGTCTCCTGGTGGACGTGGACTTCCGATCGGAGTTCGAGATCGCTCGGTCCACCAAGCACTACCGCGCCGTCCTTCAATCCCTGCCGTCGGTCTTCGTTGGCAAGCCCGACCGGCTCCAGCAAATCGTCGCCGCCGCCTCCGATGCGGCGAGGCAAAGCCTCAAGAAGAAAGGCCTCAGCTTTCCTCCATGGAGGAAGCCGGAATACATGAAGGCCAAGTGGCTGTCCCCCTACCATCGAACCACCGCCATCGTCAAAGCCCAGCAGGAGAACGGAAACGATGACGGGAAGGCGAAGGCGGAGAGTGAGAGCAAACTGCCGTGTTCCATCTCGGCCGTCAACTTTTCCGGTGAATTCGAGCTTCGTTTCGAGGAGTCCGGCAGTTCGCAGGTGGCTAATTCCGGTGTGGCGGCGGAGGAGAAGATCACCGTGGTGGTGTCTCCGTGTCAGCCGCCGGAGTTGAAGCCAGAGGATGGGAAGCCGGGTACCAAGGTCGTCGCCGGCCTGGCTTCCGTCCTCTGA